tagagaagaagagggaagatgtatttggcaaagaaggcgcgataatgctattagagatttgagaagatcgagactaaaatcatatgtgtaaggatgaaaaatttgttcgtaatcataaggtttaAGGTATAattggtttaagtttgggttggatgtgagttaaataaaagttaggttgtaacataatgcggtttgatttgatttcgttcggtttacaaaatacaagcTGCAAACTGAACTGAACTGTgcgattttgttaaaagatgacccaaacaaatccgaaccaaatgcgattttttgcggtTTCAATTTGGTTTGATTTACAATTTTTTATTGGATTGGTTTAGTTTTGAACGCCCCTAATTCTGGGTACCATATTATACTATCACGTGGTTAATATGTAGGGATGACAAGCAAACCCAAACCCGTGGGGCCCACCCGCAGCGAACCCGAGTTAACGGGTGAATTATTTTGTgaaaaattgtaggaaaaatgtattttgctgcgagtttgggtttgggtgaaaaaattcGAACCCAACAGGTGTGGGCGTaagtgttattttgccacccgaacagTTTTTAGGTTTGGATTTGAGTTCGGGTGCCTACATCGAATGCGGGTTTGGGTaatgcaaaacccgcatccaaCCCTGACTCGTTGCCATCCCTAAACTTACTCAGACAGAGTATATAAACCCTTTCACCGCACATCTTGAAGCAGCGTGTGATTGAAGAGTTTTCTATTGCTAAAAGAAAAATCTGCGAAGAAACAAATTCGATAGCATTACCAAAATGGCACTAGCGAAGGCAAAGGAGATCGTAGCTTCCAATCCCGTCGTCGTTTTCAGGTCAATTTCATTTCCCCATTCAATTTTTCTTCTGTCGATTCATTGTTCGTAACAACAACGCTGATTGGTTTATCGATCGTTTTCGTTTTTTCAGCAAAACCTATTGCCCTTTCTGTGTTCAAATCAAGAAGCTCTTCGCTAATTTGGGTGTCAGTTTCAAAGCCATTGAACTCGAAACTGAATGTGCGTTCTCTATTTGTTCCTTTGGCGAATTCTTTTATTATATTTAGGGTTTTTGATTTTAgaattatataattgattttgacatgttggATCATTCtcaattattattgtttatttagTTTCATATTTAGGGtttgtttggataaacaacttatttGCTGTTTATTAAGATGAGTGCTTGTTTAGAAGTTTGCATAAGCTATTTCTTTATGATTGTTATAATTAAATTGTTTATACATATGCTAAATTATATTCATTTGACTTTTAATCGAAGtcagttttataaaaaaatcaattttcactCAGACACACACCTGTGGTTATGACTGATTCATTTTTTTATACCCTTTTTGTAATGAAATGTCAAACATTTGTCCCCACCTTTTGTTAGAGTTTGGGAATGTGAAATTGTCAaatacttttcttttctttttttggttttaagTTTACTTGTAACTATTGTGTGATGTTTAGTTGGCTTCACTTAGGTCAATGAAAATGGTCACgagatgaaataataaaatacaccCATTTTACTAGTCAAACTGGCCAGCTTTGTTTTCAATATTTTGTTAACATTAGGTTGCACCAATTACTGTTTTCTCCTTGCAAGATAACTGCAAACAAGGGCATTGTGTTCtgcttcaaatatcatatattgttgTTTAGGGATCAAGAATCATTTGGTATTGGTGTTAATGTGTTATTCTTCTTTTGACTACTACTTATGTACTACTTGATGACTTTGTATTGCGTTCATTTTTTAGACACTTTATTTCCTTTTTATTCTGCTTTTGAAACCTAATTATTTTACTTGCACAACTTAGTTGTGTGTGTTTTGTTGCTGGTAAGTGTATTTTTAGCATTGTCTAGTCCTCCTTTTAATATAGAATTCAGGTTTGTTTTCACTAAACTGCTGGATTCTACATAGTGTTCTATTTAGCAGCAATGAGTTTTCAGTAAACTGTATATGAACCATTCTCATTTACGGGGAGGTAAGAGTGAGGTATTGATTCCTATGAGTATGTGGAATGAACCTGGGAAATATAGAGCATTAGTAATCTGTGCTGGATCAGAGATTGAGTTTCACATAATCTTTTTATTAGTTCAGTAGTTGTTTTTAAATAACCAGAAAAGATATGGTTTTCACTTAGTAACATGCGAGTCTATGCATAAAATGTGCAAACTTCACTAGAAATTGGATTTCCTTGTGTTAATAATATGGTTCTAGCCTCTTATATTTTATGGCTTTTGTTTATTCTTTCATGATTTCTGTGTGTTTTGTCTGTGAAAACTAAGTGCATTAACTGAAGTGGTTGGACATTGTGCAGCTGATGGAAGTGAGATTCAAGCAGCATTAGCTCAGTGGACTGGTCAGAGGACTGTGCCAAATGTTTTTATTGGCGGAAACCACATTGGCGGCTGTGACAGTAAGATTTAGATATATCTTTTAATACTGTACACGATTTTCTTAATCATTGGGTTTCGTTTcgtataaattatttaatttttttcttgttCCTTCTACTTCTATGCAGCAACGACCAACTTGCACAGCCAGGGTAAGCTGGTACCCCTGCTGACATCCGCTGGAGCTCTTTCTGGGTCAACTTCATAAAGAGGAGTTCGAGTGCTGGTTATATAGTGTAATAAAAATACTCGAATAAGAGTAGCTGGACTTAATATCCTGAAACTTGCGGTTGTTATGAACTTTATACCCTGTTATTCTTGCGTGATTCTCTTTAAAGTACAACTCTGTTAAATAAGTCTATTAAGTTTTGGTTATTGACAACAGATAGCGATATGCTATCGTATAAATTCATCTCAAATTGTTTCAATTAGGAATGTTAAACTCGATCTATACTAATTAAGAGATTTTAATACTTGGGCTCCAGTATGTTAAATGAGAAGTGCCAAGCCTAGAGTACAATTTCAGAAGTTTTCATTTCTGATTGATTCTTACTCTTTGCCAAATGCATATGGTTTGGTTGGGCAAAAAACTGAACTAGAAAACAGTTCTTGCAAACTGTGTTGGTTCTCTGTTTAAGGGTCATGTGGATTTAATTACTGAACTGGACTGCTTCTGTTACTAAGTTACTATAACTTGTTTTAAACCAATTTTACAACTGCATCTTGGTTATGGCTTGTTTTAATCAGTTCAAAAGGAGGTCCTggttcaaaaacttttttttttaagttctGAATTAGTTTTAGACAGTTCCTGGACTGCTTGCTTCTCTGATCTAAATCATGATTGCTATATATAAGTTTTTGCAATCGTGAGGTTTTTCCAAGCTTAAATTAATAGAGGTCAGCAACATGAGAAATAAGTTAGTTGTACCATGACTATGGCTTGATGGCTTTTTAAAAATGCTACCAGACAATTGTAAGTTACAATACCAATCATTTTCTTAGAAAGTTGCATCAATCATATGAGATATGGTAATAGTGTGTTATGAGGTTTTGGTTGTCAATAAGACAAACCACACATGAGTGTAATTTCTTTG
The Vicia villosa cultivar HV-30 ecotype Madison, WI linkage group LG6, Vvil1.0, whole genome shotgun sequence genome window above contains:
- the LOC131611448 gene encoding glutaredoxin-C2-like, translating into MALAKAKEIVASNPVVVFSKTYCPFCVQIKKLFANLGVSFKAIELETESDGSEIQAALAQWTGQRTVPNVFIGGNHIGGCDTTTNLHSQGKLVPLLTSAGALSGSTS